In Methanosarcina barkeri MS, a single window of DNA contains:
- the thiC gene encoding phosphomethylpyrimidine synthase ThiC, with the protein MTIVEDAQKGIITEEMKIVAKNEGLDPEFIRRGVAAGRIVIPTSPYRQVKICGIGEGLRTKVNASIGVSSDIVDVDMEIKKAQAAEAAGADTLMELGTGGDFLAIRKKVIDSISLSVGSVPLYQAFIEAARKHGSIVDMTEDELFKATEDQAKLGTNFMAIHTGINNITMDRLKAHGRYGGLCSRGGAFMTSWMLHNEKENPLYANFDYLVEILKEHEVVLSTGNGMRAGAIHDATDRAQIQELIINSELADRAHKQGVQVIVEGPGHVPLDQIGTNVKLMKEMSGHKPFYMLGPLVTDIAPGYDHIVTAIGASVSASYGCDFLCYVTPAEHLALPNLEDVITGVKTSKIAAHVGDMVKYPDRAREQDLAMGRARRELDWEKMYSLAIDPEHAREVRNSRAPEDSDACTMCGNFCALKIVNQNYNLAK; encoded by the coding sequence ATGACGATCGTGGAAGATGCACAAAAAGGAATTATTACTGAAGAAATGAAGATTGTTGCAAAGAACGAAGGACTTGATCCTGAATTCATCCGTCGTGGTGTTGCAGCCGGAAGAATTGTTATTCCAACCTCCCCATACAGGCAGGTAAAGATCTGCGGTATAGGAGAAGGGCTCAGGACCAAAGTTAATGCATCCATCGGTGTATCCTCAGACATTGTTGATGTAGACATGGAAATTAAAAAAGCCCAGGCTGCCGAAGCTGCAGGTGCAGATACCCTTATGGAGCTCGGAACTGGTGGAGACTTCCTTGCAATCAGGAAAAAAGTCATTGACAGCATTTCCCTTTCAGTCGGTTCAGTTCCTCTTTACCAGGCTTTCATTGAAGCCGCAAGGAAACACGGCTCAATCGTGGATATGACCGAAGACGAACTCTTCAAGGCAACCGAAGACCAGGCAAAGCTTGGAACCAACTTCATGGCAATTCACACAGGAATCAACAATATCACCATGGACCGCCTTAAAGCCCATGGCAGGTACGGTGGCCTCTGTTCCCGTGGTGGCGCCTTTATGACTTCCTGGATGCTCCACAACGAAAAGGAAAATCCACTTTATGCAAACTTTGATTACCTTGTTGAAATCCTCAAGGAACACGAAGTAGTCCTTTCTACCGGAAACGGCATGCGTGCAGGTGCAATCCACGATGCAACCGACCGTGCCCAGATCCAGGAATTAATTATTAACTCCGAACTGGCCGACAGAGCCCACAAGCAGGGTGTGCAGGTCATTGTCGAAGGTCCGGGCCATGTCCCTCTCGACCAGATAGGAACCAACGTAAAACTCATGAAGGAAATGAGCGGTCACAAGCCATTCTACATGCTCGGTCCACTTGTAACTGACATCGCACCAGGCTACGACCACATCGTAACTGCAATCGGAGCATCGGTTTCTGCTTCATATGGCTGTGACTTCCTTTGCTATGTAACTCCTGCAGAACACCTCGCCCTTCCAAACCTTGAAGATGTTATCACAGGAGTCAAAACCTCAAAGATTGCAGCTCACGTAGGCGATATGGTAAAATATCCAGACAGGGCAAGAGAACAAGACCTTGCTATGGGCAGAGCTAGAAGAGAGCTCGACTGGGAAAAGATGTACTCACTTGCAATAGACCCAGAACACGCAAGAGAAGTAAGGAACAGCAGGGCTCCCGAAGATTCTGACGCCTGCACAATGTGCGGTAACTTCTGTGCTCTCAAGATCGTCAACCAGAACTACAACCTCGCAAAATAA
- a CDS encoding M3 family oligoendopeptidase, giving the protein MRQKSGKRLALGIVKGLITLGLLLSFATFSECSASTEITNSSEILYMGQPFEKLNPNEVTTEWNNSYLFNSKEDALKELEVLNNRSEEINETFRPKFENLSGSVLLNYLNADKEFSKSLEVLYVYAYTQNSKNVSDPFFASLLMDSQNLVTEYGKATSFATVKLSSLNKEEWDRLFSEEPKLEEYRPYLEAKYMRFSDHRAMNESQAAYIADLENQRMKLETEAFSEITNNVTMAGNITLANGDEYSVNSQSYNTLLSTDQNREDRKKCYDKRFYHLINESDSMAALYSEKARLDDLDARELNYTDCYNYTLYSAYLNRTQIDEMNTVFKERKDVFEDYNEFRKNKLGLEKLKPYDLLLQLTDQPGKNYTYVEALQEIQNSYSRMDPRFNEIFLKMVTGNFVDVYPDPEHGKQPGGYTYSLCSLKSPALVFLNYNGLISDQKAITHELGHGINFYLMGNSVDYLYCSGPIYEMEVPSTFNEELFVDYVIQNSDKETAVNVLSQHIGEYQNYFTRQPMITEFEYKAHQLCAENGTASGADLNAIWTNLSKEYGSDSVEYYDEDSAEWAYINHIYLTNNYYTFNYAVSKAITLSLFKQYKEDPETFNKNYIAYLSAGSTMPPEEKLKKYFGIEINRQLFEDAMDVVELRIQELNELEAKKSANESGSAAKSLNTSGFFWTGEYKNK; this is encoded by the coding sequence ATGAGACAAAAATCAGGTAAAAGGTTAGCTCTCGGAATAGTTAAAGGACTCATTACCTTAGGGTTATTACTTTCCTTTGCAACGTTTTCAGAATGCAGTGCTTCTACAGAAATTACGAATTCTTCTGAAATATTATACATGGGACAACCGTTTGAAAAACTAAATCCCAATGAGGTTACAACTGAATGGAATAACTCATATCTCTTCAACAGCAAGGAAGATGCCTTAAAAGAACTTGAGGTATTAAACAATAGATCCGAAGAAATAAACGAAACTTTTCGTCCGAAATTTGAGAATCTGTCAGGATCTGTTTTACTGAATTATCTAAATGCTGATAAGGAATTTTCAAAATCTCTTGAGGTTCTGTATGTTTATGCATATACTCAGAACAGCAAAAATGTTAGTGATCCATTTTTTGCGTCTCTTCTTATGGACTCACAGAATCTGGTTACTGAATATGGAAAAGCCACTTCATTTGCAACTGTAAAATTGTCTTCACTCAATAAGGAAGAGTGGGACAGGCTTTTTTCCGAAGAGCCAAAACTTGAGGAGTACAGGCCTTATCTTGAAGCTAAGTATATGAGGTTTTCAGACCACAGGGCAATGAATGAATCTCAGGCTGCGTATATTGCAGATCTTGAAAACCAGCGCATGAAACTGGAAACTGAGGCGTTTTCGGAAATTACGAATAACGTCACAATGGCAGGAAATATAACGCTTGCTAATGGAGATGAATATTCTGTCAATTCCCAATCATACAATACTTTACTATCAACAGATCAAAATCGGGAAGACAGAAAGAAATGTTATGATAAGAGGTTTTACCACTTAATTAACGAATCCGATTCTATGGCAGCTCTCTATTCAGAAAAAGCCCGGCTTGACGATCTTGATGCAAGAGAACTGAACTATACAGATTGCTATAACTACACTCTCTATAGTGCCTATCTTAACCGTACTCAGATTGATGAGATGAATACGGTTTTCAAAGAGAGAAAAGATGTTTTTGAAGACTATAACGAGTTCAGGAAAAACAAACTGGGACTTGAAAAGCTCAAACCATACGACCTTCTACTGCAGTTGACGGATCAGCCTGGTAAGAATTATACGTATGTGGAAGCTTTGCAGGAAATCCAGAATTCGTATTCTAGAATGGACCCCCGCTTCAATGAAATTTTTTTAAAAATGGTAACTGGGAATTTCGTAGATGTATATCCGGATCCTGAACACGGGAAACAGCCAGGAGGTTACACTTACAGTTTATGTTCTTTAAAGTCTCCAGCCCTTGTATTTCTCAACTACAATGGCCTTATCAGCGACCAGAAGGCCATTACTCATGAACTTGGACATGGGATTAATTTCTACCTTATGGGTAACTCTGTCGATTATCTTTACTGCTCAGGTCCGATTTATGAAATGGAAGTCCCTTCAACTTTTAACGAAGAACTTTTTGTTGATTACGTGATTCAAAATTCCGATAAAGAAACTGCAGTTAATGTACTCTCCCAGCATATAGGAGAATACCAGAACTACTTTACTCGCCAGCCTATGATTACGGAATTTGAATATAAAGCACACCAGCTATGTGCTGAAAACGGGACAGCCAGCGGAGCCGACCTCAATGCGATCTGGACAAATCTCTCTAAAGAGTATGGGAGCGACTCGGTGGAATATTATGATGAGGATTCTGCAGAATGGGCCTATATTAACCATATTTACTTAACAAACAATTACTATACCTTCAACTACGCAGTTTCAAAGGCAATAACTCTCTCCCTTTTCAAACAGTATAAGGAAGACCCGGAAACTTTCAACAAAAACTACATTGCGTACCTCTCGGCAGGCTCGACAATGCCGCCTGAAGAAAAACTCAAAAAATATTTTGGGATCGAAATCAACAGACAGCTTTTTGAAGATGCAATGGACGTTGTTGAGTTGAGGATTCAAGAACTCAATGAACTGGAAGCAAAAAAGAGTGCAAATGAGTCTGGTTCTGCCGCAAAAAGTCTGAATACTTCTGGATTTTTCTGGACAGGCGAATATAAAAACAAATGA
- a CDS encoding methylated-DNA--[protein]-cysteine S-methyltransferase, with product MYYHIIESPIGPILLAGDEKGLKHLNFLKGKKKIEIPADWIENKKFFREAARQLEAYFSGKLESFDLKLAPEGTDFQKSVWKALCEIPYGETRTYKEIAVSIGKQKAYRAVGLANNRNPIAIIIPCHRVIGSDGKLTGYASGLDIKEFLLKLEENNLK from the coding sequence ATGTATTATCATATAATCGAATCTCCAATCGGTCCCATTCTTCTGGCAGGGGATGAAAAAGGGCTGAAACATCTTAATTTCTTAAAAGGCAAGAAAAAAATAGAAATCCCTGCTGACTGGATAGAAAATAAAAAGTTTTTCAGGGAGGCTGCAAGGCAGCTTGAAGCTTATTTTTCCGGGAAACTAGAATCTTTTGACCTTAAACTGGCTCCTGAAGGAACGGATTTTCAAAAGTCTGTCTGGAAAGCTTTATGCGAAATCCCTTATGGAGAGACCCGAACTTACAAAGAGATAGCTGTATCTATCGGAAAGCAAAAGGCCTATAGGGCTGTAGGGCTTGCAAATAACCGAAATCCGATTGCAATAATTATTCCCTGCCACAGGGTAATAGGCTCAGACGGAAAACTTACAGGTTATGCGAGTGGACTGGATATAAAGGAATTTTTATTGAAACTTGAAGAAAACAATTTGAAATAA
- a CDS encoding epoxyqueuosine reductase, producing the protein MELKKKIESIIKEAVASPGTETRYREPLIGYASANDPIFDDMKKIIGPHHLLPKESFPEAKTVVSFFLPFEKKLVNLNWQSPDPVKEWIQAKSETDCLIGKINEKIKAELAEENIQSVVPGTDFDYKSKGFDVTWSHKSAAYAAGLGTFGVNQMLITKAGCAGRFGTLLISAEIPPNPRPKEEFCRYKKGERCLVCVDRCPAGALSIRGLDKEKCYKYLQKNARAFPELNQFACGKCATGPCALRSR; encoded by the coding sequence ATGGAGCTTAAAAAAAAGATTGAAAGCATTATCAAAGAAGCCGTAGCAAGTCCAGGCACTGAGACTAGATATCGTGAACCTCTCATAGGCTATGCTTCAGCAAATGACCCAATTTTTGATGACATGAAGAAAATCATTGGTCCTCACCACCTGCTCCCTAAAGAGAGTTTCCCCGAAGCAAAAACTGTTGTTTCCTTCTTCCTACCGTTTGAAAAAAAACTTGTGAATCTGAACTGGCAGTCTCCTGATCCTGTAAAAGAATGGATTCAGGCCAAAAGTGAAACCGACTGTCTCATAGGGAAAATAAACGAAAAAATAAAGGCTGAGCTGGCAGAAGAGAATATACAGTCAGTTGTGCCTGGAACTGATTTTGATTATAAGAGTAAAGGCTTCGACGTTACCTGGTCTCATAAAAGTGCTGCTTATGCTGCGGGTCTGGGAACTTTTGGCGTAAACCAGATGCTGATCACAAAAGCCGGATGTGCAGGCCGTTTTGGGACTTTGCTGATTTCTGCCGAAATTCCTCCAAATCCACGCCCGAAAGAAGAGTTCTGCCGCTACAAAAAAGGAGAGAGATGTCTTGTATGTGTGGACAGGTGCCCGGCTGGGGCTCTCAGCATAAGAGGACTTGATAAAGAAAAATGCTACAAGTATCTTCAGAAAAACGCCAGAGCTTTTCCCGAACTTAATCAGTTTGCCTGCGGAAAATGTGCAACCGGACCCTGTGCTCTCAGATCTCGCTGA
- a CDS encoding ABC transporter ATP-binding protein — protein sequence MAGDTVDKEIVTENVSKKYGDFEAVKSISFSIKKGTIFGLLGPNGAGKSTTIKILTCQFPPTSGTAYIGGLNTVLDAVKIKKKIGVVFESQNLYEELSVYENLNFFRQLYNSPKERINEVLKIVGMEKYQKNKVKTFSKGMKQKIMISRALLNDPEVLFLDEPGSGLDPRSAREIRQMILGLKEQGKTILITTHNMEEADFLCDFLAIIHKGSIIAMDTPGNLKKRYGEDVLMIKTVKGDIYESPLNTKASSDIFEKLSENNQISLVHSKEATIEDVFIKLTGEKLTDES from the coding sequence ATGGCTGGCGATACCGTGGATAAAGAGATAGTTACTGAGAATGTATCTAAAAAATATGGTGATTTCGAGGCTGTGAAGAGTATTTCATTCAGTATCAAAAAAGGAACTATATTTGGACTTTTGGGCCCAAACGGAGCAGGAAAATCCACTACTATCAAGATTCTTACCTGTCAATTTCCTCCTACCTCTGGTACTGCATACATTGGAGGATTAAACACCGTATTGGATGCAGTAAAGATAAAAAAGAAAATCGGCGTTGTTTTTGAGTCTCAAAACCTGTACGAAGAATTATCGGTTTATGAGAATCTCAACTTTTTCCGCCAGTTATACAACTCTCCGAAAGAAAGAATAAATGAAGTTCTGAAGATTGTAGGAATGGAAAAGTATCAGAAAAACAAAGTAAAGACTTTTTCAAAAGGCATGAAACAAAAGATAATGATTTCTCGAGCCCTTCTCAATGATCCTGAGGTTTTATTTCTGGATGAGCCCGGAAGCGGATTGGACCCACGTTCAGCAAGGGAAATAAGGCAGATGATTCTTGGTCTTAAAGAACAGGGCAAAACAATTCTCATAACGACACATAATATGGAGGAAGCAGATTTTCTATGCGACTTCCTGGCTATTATACATAAGGGCTCTATAATAGCTATGGACACACCTGGAAATCTGAAAAAAAGGTATGGTGAAGATGTTCTGATGATCAAGACTGTAAAAGGAGATATTTACGAATCGCCGCTAAATACAAAAGCCAGTAGCGACATTTTTGAGAAACTCTCTGAAAATAATCAGATATCCCTTGTACATTCAAAAGAAGCTACAATTGAAGATGTTTTCATAAAATTAACCGGGGAGAAATTGACTGATGAATCTTAA
- a CDS encoding ABC transporter permease, which produces MNLNVVLAIFRKDLISSVKSKNLLIILLTPIFLSVLFNSTVSLTDNTIVPIAVYDKGSNADFIEYLSSRDNYDVIIADSASKSEELLYNQKVAAVMLVPEGFSADIKNGLNPSLNIIVNPYEAKSAAFLQTYKDIIMDFAEQKYPVNVILNTLPEDLQSRFNIPIWIMFTVVFVGMMVLPNTLTTEKEKKTLDAILVSPASEKDVIYGKSFFGLFLTILISLVIIIINRGFVGNFLSTAVFIILGSAVFTGLGLLIASYADNYSSASLLSTIFMAPLILLALLADLSQEIEYIAHLVPSTYVFYGIKSAMLNNSRISDLYPEVGILLIFNILVYALTFRVLKKKRDI; this is translated from the coding sequence ATGAATCTTAACGTTGTACTGGCTATCTTTAGAAAAGACTTAATATCATCGGTAAAAAGCAAAAATTTATTGATAATACTACTCACTCCAATCTTTTTGTCAGTTCTCTTTAACTCTACGGTTTCATTGACTGATAACACCATAGTACCCATTGCAGTTTATGATAAAGGTTCCAATGCAGATTTTATTGAATATCTAAGTTCGAGAGATAACTATGACGTAATTATTGCAGACTCTGCTAGTAAATCCGAAGAGCTACTTTATAACCAAAAAGTTGCAGCCGTTATGCTTGTACCGGAAGGCTTCAGTGCCGACATAAAAAATGGACTAAACCCTTCCCTGAATATCATTGTCAACCCTTATGAGGCAAAATCAGCTGCGTTTTTGCAAACTTATAAAGATATCATCATGGACTTTGCAGAACAGAAGTATCCAGTGAATGTTATCTTAAATACGCTCCCTGAAGACTTGCAGTCCAGATTTAACATTCCTATATGGATTATGTTTACTGTAGTATTTGTTGGAATGATGGTTTTACCAAATACGCTGACTACAGAGAAAGAGAAAAAAACCCTTGATGCAATACTTGTGTCACCAGCTTCGGAAAAAGATGTGATTTATGGCAAATCGTTTTTTGGACTATTCCTGACAATACTGATATCTCTGGTTATAATTATTATAAATAGAGGTTTCGTCGGAAACTTCCTATCGACCGCTGTTTTTATAATTCTCGGTTCTGCAGTATTCACAGGCCTTGGGCTTCTGATTGCCAGTTACGCTGATAACTACTCTTCGGCATCTCTGCTTTCCACAATTTTCATGGCACCTCTGATTTTACTTGCTCTGCTAGCCGATTTATCTCAAGAGATTGAGTATATCGCTCATCTTGTACCAAGCACCTACGTGTTTTACGGCATAAAAAGTGCTATGTTGAATAACTCCAGAATCTCTGACCTTTATCCTGAAGTTGGAATCCTTCTTATATTTAATATTCTTGTATATGCGCTGACATTTCGCGTTCTCAAGAAGAAGAGAGATATATGA
- a CDS encoding DUF1616 domain-containing protein produces MMYIKKLVIMILISFTLLASGCEEIMNFKQSSKSLEEPSTEFYILGPDGTAKNYPTNYVLGENGTVIVEIINHEQKPVNYTMEVKLEDTLLPLPADWQNICIENDETLEKAVTMNPPFEGTNMDLQFLLYNIDKKEMLENISLPYRNLNLWINVTTQNLSKNTSTLTTAV; encoded by the coding sequence ATGATGTATATAAAGAAACTAGTCATAATGATTCTAATAAGCTTTACTCTTCTTGCATCGGGCTGCGAGGAAATAATGAACTTCAAACAGAGTTCCAAATCCTTAGAGGAACCCTCTACCGAATTTTATATTTTGGGACCTGATGGAACAGCTAAAAACTATCCTACTAACTACGTACTCGGAGAGAATGGAACCGTGATTGTGGAAATTATAAACCATGAGCAAAAGCCCGTAAACTATACAATGGAAGTCAAACTCGAAGATACGCTTCTACCTTTACCGGCTGACTGGCAAAATATATGCATCGAAAACGACGAAACTCTGGAGAAAGCAGTCACTATGAATCCTCCTTTCGAGGGGACAAACATGGACCTTCAGTTTTTGCTCTATAATATCGATAAAAAAGAAATGTTAGAGAATATCAGTTTGCCTTACAGAAATCTTAACCTATGGATAAACGTAACAACGCAGAATCTTTCGAAGAATACTTCAACTTTGACAACGGCGGTATAA
- a CDS encoding SAM hydrolase/SAM-dependent halogenase family protein, giving the protein MSIISLTTDFGDLYPAAMKAVILRINPATQIIDITHSIRQAGIREGAFALYSLVRYFPQGTVHIGVVDPGVGTSRRALAIKAGPEGEEQFFVGPDNGLLIPAARHLGKIEVYEITNPEIMLKSGISATFHGRDIFAPTGAYLSKGTPIEAVGSKISDFISLDFENFGIDGSFLVGEVIFADNFGNVITNIPEEVVLKFSNFGSQIEINSRKVSFVQTYGFVGPKKPLALIGSHGFLEIAVNKGNAALQFGLKSGDQVAIKIV; this is encoded by the coding sequence ATGTCCATAATTTCCCTGACTACCGATTTTGGAGACCTCTATCCCGCAGCCATGAAAGCCGTGATTTTGAGAATAAACCCGGCAACACAGATTATCGATATAACCCATTCCATCCGGCAGGCCGGAATCCGGGAAGGGGCTTTTGCGCTCTATTCCCTTGTTCGATATTTCCCGCAGGGAACCGTACATATCGGTGTTGTCGATCCTGGGGTAGGGACTTCCCGTCGCGCTCTTGCCATAAAAGCAGGTCCTGAAGGAGAAGAACAGTTTTTTGTCGGCCCTGATAATGGACTACTGATCCCTGCAGCTCGCCACCTTGGCAAAATTGAAGTATACGAGATCACAAATCCTGAAATCATGCTTAAATCAGGAATTTCTGCAACTTTCCATGGTAGAGATATTTTTGCGCCTACAGGAGCCTACCTTTCAAAAGGAACACCTATCGAGGCGGTCGGATCTAAAATCTCGGATTTTATTAGCCTTGATTTCGAAAATTTCGGAATTGACGGATCCTTCCTTGTAGGCGAGGTTATTTTTGCAGACAACTTTGGAAATGTTATCACCAATATTCCTGAAGAAGTAGTTTTAAAATTCTCTAACTTTGGCTCACAGATAGAAATAAACAGCAGAAAGGTCTCCTTTGTTCAGACCTATGGTTTTGTAGGGCCGAAAAAGCCCCTTGCCCTTATAGGCAGTCATGGCTTCCTGGAAATTGCCGTAAACAAAGGAAATGCTGCGCTTCAGTTCGGACTTAAAAGCGGAGATCAGGTAGCAATAAAGATTGTATAA
- a CDS encoding HEAT repeat domain-containing protein: MKLTTLKTYKLEVFFLFALVILSFFTLSGNGNADNSAASSGGTFWLPSAVMQSVAALYAVFIAIFILSLQSNRDSTNSIANRIKPPLKMVSYTAAGTIYFNGLILIVFSFGSFSEAKMKVLLVSSLISMVLSLIAIVYTSINLLSNVSGLKTSSEKLVYISDLLRGQEGNPISPLKQSEKDTQFCIKSLDDENPEVRAIAAEALGQARGPEVEKALLELLEDKNSRVRITAARNLGRIGTENAAEPLIKRLAVDKDPVFRACAIESLGYLKDKRAIEPLIKSLDDKVPEVRLVAARALGILGGDKAEESLIGKLNKSSPELQKQIILALGNSGSKKAAGLNSKKATGALIYKLRDKDPELRKCAAESLGKMEDPESVDPLLECLGDTNPEVRNAAAYSLGTLRAEKAIDALLGMLTEEDSELRITAVYALGNIGSRKAVDALLKTLDDSNPWVRRYAAEALAKIGDQKATAPLVKNLNDPDPEVQWATAEALRLLDKQNSR, translated from the coding sequence ATGAAACTGACTACCTTGAAAACTTACAAGCTTGAAGTTTTCTTTTTATTTGCTCTGGTTATTCTGAGCTTTTTCACCCTATCAGGAAATGGAAATGCAGATAATTCTGCGGCCAGCTCTGGGGGAACTTTCTGGCTTCCTTCAGCAGTAATGCAATCAGTAGCAGCATTGTATGCCGTGTTTATTGCTATATTCATACTTTCCCTGCAAAGCAACAGGGACAGTACTAATTCGATTGCCAACCGGATAAAACCGCCCCTGAAGATGGTATCCTATACGGCAGCAGGGACAATCTATTTTAACGGACTGATACTGATTGTTTTTAGCTTTGGCTCTTTTTCCGAAGCCAAAATGAAAGTTCTGTTAGTTTCCTCTCTTATTTCAATGGTTTTATCCCTTATAGCCATCGTTTACACTTCCATAAACTTGCTAAGCAACGTTTCAGGCTTAAAAACCTCATCTGAAAAACTAGTATATATCTCGGATCTTCTTAGAGGACAGGAAGGAAACCCCATTAGTCCATTAAAACAAAGCGAAAAAGATACACAGTTCTGCATCAAATCCTTGGACGACGAAAATCCGGAGGTCCGAGCAATCGCAGCCGAAGCTCTGGGCCAGGCAAGAGGTCCTGAAGTAGAGAAGGCACTTCTTGAGCTCCTCGAGGACAAGAATTCCCGAGTAAGAATAACTGCAGCCAGAAACCTCGGCCGAATAGGAACCGAAAATGCAGCAGAACCGCTAATTAAACGGCTGGCCGTAGATAAAGACCCTGTATTCCGAGCATGTGCTATAGAATCCCTTGGATATCTTAAAGACAAACGGGCAATTGAGCCTTTAATTAAAAGTCTGGATGACAAAGTTCCCGAAGTCAGGCTAGTTGCAGCCCGTGCCCTGGGGATTCTTGGTGGTGACAAGGCTGAAGAATCCCTTATCGGAAAACTGAATAAAAGCTCTCCGGAATTACAGAAACAGATAATACTGGCTCTAGGAAACTCTGGCAGCAAAAAAGCTGCAGGACTTAACAGTAAAAAAGCCACAGGAGCTCTTATTTACAAACTAAGAGATAAGGACCCCGAACTTCGAAAGTGTGCAGCCGAATCCCTTGGTAAAATGGAAGATCCAGAGTCAGTAGACCCGCTTCTCGAATGCCTTGGTGATACGAATCCTGAAGTAAGAAATGCTGCTGCATATTCTCTGGGAACTCTCAGAGCTGAAAAAGCAATAGACGCTCTTCTGGGAATGCTGACCGAAGAAGATTCAGAACTCCGAATCACTGCAGTCTATGCCCTTGGGAATATAGGCAGCCGAAAAGCAGTTGATGCACTTCTAAAAACTCTAGACGACAGCAACCCCTGGGTGAGGAGGTACGCCGCAGAAGCCCTCGCAAAAATAGGAGATCAAAAAGCAACAGCCCCTCTTGTCAAAAACTTAAACGATCCTGACCCTGAAGTCCAGTGGGCTACGGCTGAGGCTTTAAGGTTGCTGGATAAGCAGAACTCAAGGTAA
- a CDS encoding YHS domain-containing protein, which translates to MKGSGTRLDPVCDMNVTERDVTYKSDYKGRTYYFCSFECMKRFQDNPEKYISIHGKEAKV; encoded by the coding sequence ATGAAAGGGAGTGGAACACGGCTTGATCCTGTGTGTGATATGAATGTTACGGAGAGGGATGTTACATACAAAAGTGACTACAAGGGAAGAACTTATTATTTTTGTTCGTTTGAATGCATGAAGAGATTCCAGGATAACCCGGAAAAGTACATCAGCATCCATGGCAAGGAAGCTAAGGTATAA